In a single window of the Gemmatimonadaceae bacterium genome:
- a CDS encoding CoA pyrophosphatase, with protein MSLDRTLADPEVVRIAQSLAARPGVGAPDPDARSAAVALVLRAVEMRGLELLFIRRAEYAEDPWSGQVAFPGGRHEPGDESLDRTAIRETWEETGIDLAASGAILGALDDVRPNTILLPRIVVRPFVTAVSAEAAIQASGEVAEAFWVPLDALRVESGWGETEVTAQGMAMRVRAFQHGDHTVWGMTERIVGQLLSRLSAPG; from the coding sequence GGCCCGACCCGGGGTGGGCGCGCCCGATCCGGACGCGCGCTCGGCGGCCGTCGCGCTGGTGTTGCGGGCGGTGGAGATGCGCGGGCTCGAGCTGCTGTTCATCCGGCGCGCGGAGTACGCCGAGGATCCGTGGAGCGGGCAGGTGGCGTTTCCGGGCGGGCGGCACGAGCCGGGCGATGAATCGCTGGATCGCACGGCGATCCGCGAGACGTGGGAGGAGACGGGGATCGACCTCGCGGCGAGCGGGGCGATCCTCGGCGCGCTCGACGACGTCCGGCCGAATACGATATTGCTGCCGAGGATAGTTGTCCGTCCTTTCGTGACCGCGGTCTCCGCTGAGGCCGCGATTCAGGCGAGCGGCGAAGTCGCGGAGGCGTTCTGGGTGCCGTTGGATGCGCTGCGGGTTGAGTCGGGGTGGGGTGAGACGGAGGTTACCGCGCAGGGGATGGCGATGCGGGTGCGGGCGTTCCAGCACGGGGATCACACCGTCTGGGGGATGACGGAACGTATTGTGGGGCAGCTACTTAGCCGCTTGTCAGCTCCTGGTTAG
- a CDS encoding Nramp family divalent metal transporter: MAGPVKPPHDIEMHVNPPVEPGWRHARLAPSLAEVYRTIPITGASWWRKMLAFAGPGYLVAVGYMDPGNWATDLAGGAQFGYALLSVILLANIMAVLLQGLASKLGIVTGRDLAQACRDHYSRPVSFMLWIICELAIAACDLAEVIGTAIALNLLFGIPLTWGIAITALDVLLVLYLQNKGFRLLEALVIVLLGTVGVCFAALIWMSKPPVAGIVFGFAPPPELLHNPAMLYIAMGILGATVMPHNLYLHSSIVQTRKYEQTATGKKEAVKFAFIDSTIALSFALFINAAILIVAAATFHGTPNQNVAEIQDAYKLLTPLLGAGASTVFALALLASGQISTLTGTLAGQIVMEGFLNIRLRPWLRRLITRGIAIIPAAIVAILYGESGTAKLLVLSQVILSMQLSFAVFPLVRFTSDKVKMGGFANPGWLKVGAYVVAVIIATLNGWLLVQIFRAGGI, encoded by the coding sequence TTGGCCGGGCCGGTAAAGCCACCGCACGACATCGAGATGCACGTGAATCCGCCGGTTGAGCCCGGATGGAGGCACGCGCGGCTGGCGCCGTCGCTGGCGGAGGTGTACCGGACGATACCGATCACCGGCGCGAGCTGGTGGCGGAAGATGCTGGCGTTCGCCGGCCCGGGATACCTGGTCGCGGTCGGCTACATGGACCCGGGCAACTGGGCGACCGATCTCGCGGGCGGTGCGCAGTTCGGGTACGCGCTGCTCAGCGTCATTCTGCTGGCGAACATCATGGCGGTCCTGCTCCAGGGGCTCGCCTCCAAGCTCGGCATCGTGACGGGCCGCGACCTCGCCCAGGCCTGCCGCGATCACTACTCGCGGCCCGTCTCCTTCATGCTCTGGATCATCTGCGAGCTGGCGATCGCGGCGTGCGACCTGGCCGAAGTCATCGGTACGGCGATCGCGCTCAACCTGCTGTTCGGAATCCCGCTGACGTGGGGCATCGCCATCACGGCGCTCGACGTCCTGCTGGTGCTGTACCTCCAGAACAAGGGATTCCGGCTGCTCGAGGCGCTGGTGATCGTGCTGCTCGGCACCGTCGGCGTGTGCTTCGCGGCGCTGATCTGGATGTCCAAGCCGCCGGTTGCGGGGATCGTGTTCGGGTTCGCGCCACCGCCGGAGCTGCTGCACAATCCAGCGATGCTGTACATCGCCATGGGCATACTCGGCGCGACGGTGATGCCGCACAACCTCTATCTGCACTCGTCCATCGTGCAGACCAGAAAGTACGAGCAGACGGCCACCGGAAAAAAGGAAGCGGTGAAGTTCGCGTTCATCGATTCGACGATCGCGCTGTCGTTCGCGCTGTTCATCAACGCGGCGATACTGATCGTCGCGGCCGCGACCTTCCACGGCACGCCGAACCAGAACGTCGCGGAGATACAGGACGCCTACAAGCTGCTGACACCGCTGCTCGGCGCCGGCGCCAGCACGGTGTTCGCGCTCGCCCTGCTCGCGTCGGGCCAGATCTCGACGCTCACCGGCACGCTCGCGGGGCAGATCGTGATGGAAGGCTTCCTGAACATCCGCCTGCGCCCGTGGCTCCGGCGGCTGATCACGCGGGGAATAGCTATCATCCCCGCCGCCATCGTCGCCATACTGTACGGGGAGAGCGGGACGGCGAAGCTGTTGGTGCTCAGCCAGGTGATCCTGAGCATGCAGCTTTCCTTCGCGGTCTTTCCGCTGGTGCGGTTCACGTCGGACAAGGTCAAGATGGGCGGGTTCGCCAATCCGGGCTGGCTGAAAGTCGGGGCTTACGTCGTCGCGGTCATCATCGCGACGCTGAACGGGTGGCTGCTCGTGCAGATCTTCAGGGCCGGAGGGATCTGA
- a CDS encoding universal stress protein produces MYQRILVPVENSQYDATILAHITRLAKLCGSSVVIIHVADGWVARNIRQLDLRESEEMKEDLAYIERLAASLQEQGIAAEAVLASGDPGAEITAAADREQCDLIAMTTHGHKLLNDLLRGSVANAVRHSSMVPVLLVRGMPREASAAQ; encoded by the coding sequence ATGTACCAGCGCATTCTCGTGCCCGTCGAAAACTCGCAGTACGACGCGACGATCCTCGCGCACATCACGCGGCTCGCGAAGCTGTGCGGCTCCAGCGTCGTGATCATCCACGTGGCCGACGGCTGGGTGGCACGAAATATCCGTCAGCTCGATCTCCGTGAGTCGGAAGAGATGAAGGAAGATCTGGCGTACATCGAGCGGCTGGCGGCCTCGCTGCAGGAGCAGGGGATCGCCGCGGAAGCGGTGCTGGCGAGCGGCGACCCCGGCGCGGAGATCACCGCGGCCGCGGACCGCGAGCAGTGCGACCTGATCGCGATGACCACGCACGGGCACAAGCTCCTCAACGACCTGCTGCGCGGGAGCGTGGCGAACGCGGTGCGGCACAGCTCGATGGTGCCGGTGCTGCTCGTGCGCGGGATGCCGCGCGAAGCGAGCGCGGCGCAATGA